The DNA window TACGTTGATATCCTAAGTCATTCGGATGAAATAGATCGTCATATAATAAATTGTCTTCCAAATTCATAAAAATATCGGCAATCTCCACATATAAAGTTTGATCATATGATTTCAACGTCTTTTCACTCGTAATATTCCATTGATTCAGAATTTCTTCTGCCTCAGGGATATCGGATAACCAGGCCAAAAACGGGTTATAAATCCCGATTAACACAATTCCCGTTTCTTCATTTAGTGTTTTAATTTTTTCAAAAATTTTCGTAAGTCGTTGTTCATACTCAATCGTTTCATTTACAAAAAGGTCAAGTGTTAAGGAAGAGAAGTTATTTTTAAGAACGTCCATCATGTCGTTTCCACCGATTGTAATAATCACCAAATCGGCTTCCTTGATTTCTTTTTGTACTTCTGGCTTCTCTAATTTTTTCAATAGTCCTGATGTTTTTAATCCTTTTTTCCCTAAATTGACGAACTCGGTGTTATTTATACTACTCAAGCTATTTAAGGAAGAAGTTAAATATGGGATATAGCCGCCTGTATCGGAACTATCCCCGACTCCTTGTGTTAAAGAATCACCTAATGAGACAATTTTAATGTCCTTAGGAAAGAATGATTCTGGCACATCTTGTTTAGGTTGTAAACTAATACTCTTTCCCCTCAAGTTTGTTCCTGCCTGTTCCGCCGAACACCCCGTCAAGGTGAGCAACACCAATCCTATTAACCACCATTTTTTCATGACAACTCACTTCTCTCTCTTTCTGTAAGATGTTATTTTTATTACACATTATTTTGAAACATAGCAACTACTTGCTTAATAAATTTACCATAGTGAAACGATTTGGCAACATAATGGATCGGCCAATCAATTTTTTCAATCGTTGAGCGAAAATCACCCATTGTTTGACCAAATGCCCGTCCTTCATCCAGTGAAATCGCTATTGGATGTTCTTCAAATGTAATTTCTGCCTCTGAAGACATGGCCCATAATGCTAAGAGGTCATGCAATGGACTTCCATCAATGGTAGGATCTCTCTTTTTATAAAACTCAAAATAATAGTCGACCATTGGTTTAATTATCATTCCTACTTTATCATCCTTTGCCACGAAACGCTCGTGAAGATAATTTATCAATTGTGGAGTTAAAATTGCATATTGCGTCACATTTAGTGGGACAAAATATACTTTTTGTTTGGATAACTTCAAAATAATATTAGCAGCATAAGGATCACCATATATATTCGCTTCTGCGACAGGGGTTACATTTCCTGGAACGTCAAAAGCTCCCCCCATAATATAGATTTCTTTAACCTTTTTCATGGCTTCAGGGAAAAGAATAAAACACGTGGATAAGGAAGTTAGTCGCCCTGCATTAAAAATACTAATCCCCTCTTCACTATATTGTGCAATAATCTCGGGAATTTTATAAAAGTTTTCCAATAGTTGACCATTCGTGATTTCATATTGAGGAATAATAGGGCCCAATCCTTCTAAGCCGTGCACTTCAGGATAATAGGTTGGCTTGATTGCAGTCAAAGGAGAATAAGCACCACTTACGATTGGAATGTCTTCTCTTCCCGTTAACCTTGATAAGAAAATCGTATTCCGAATGGCATCTTCTCTGGAAACATTGCCATAATCCGCAACAAATCCAATTATGTCAAGCTCTTCACTATAATGAGCATACAGCCCAGCTACCATATCATCAATCCCAAAATCAGAAAAAAATAATATTTTTCTACCCATCGACTAATCTCCCCCTATCTACTCTTTTTAAATGTATATTTTTATTATAGGAAGATTAGTCATTATTAGATAAATGAAAAAACTGCTTCCTTGACGGAAACAGTTATTCTGCGAAATACACAAACCCAATTGCACCTGGGCCAGTATGAGTAGAAATAATAGGTGTCGTTTCTTCAATTTGAAAATCATCAAAGCCCGTTTCTTGTTTAACCTTGTCCTTCATACTCTTAGCAAGTTCTAGCCCATCGGCATGACAAAGTCCAACTGCCTTTAAAGTTTTGCCTGCTGAATCTTCAAGGAGTTGCTTTCCTAAAAATTTTACCACTTGTGAATGGCTCCGAACCTTCGTTACCGGATTGTATTCAGCTCCTTCTAATGATGCAATCGGTTTGATGTTTAACAGTGATCCTAAAAATGCTTTCCCCTTTCCGATTCTCCCTCCTTTTACGAGGTTTTCAAGCGTGTCAACGACGACATACAGTTTTGTAGAAGAGCGAATTTCTTCGATTCTTTTGAGGATCTCTTCTAACGAATAACCCTGCTTACTCATCTTTGCCG is part of the Bacillus sp. 2205SS5-2 genome and encodes:
- a CDS encoding nucleoside hydrolase produces the protein MGRKILFFSDFGIDDMVAGLYAHYSEELDIIGFVADYGNVSREDAIRNTIFLSRLTGREDIPIVSGAYSPLTAIKPTYYPEVHGLEGLGPIIPQYEITNGQLLENFYKIPEIIAQYSEEGISIFNAGRLTSLSTCFILFPEAMKKVKEIYIMGGAFDVPGNVTPVAEANIYGDPYAANIILKLSKQKVYFVPLNVTQYAILTPQLINYLHERFVAKDDKVGMIIKPMVDYYFEFYKKRDPTIDGSPLHDLLALWAMSSEAEITFEEHPIAISLDEGRAFGQTMGDFRSTIEKIDWPIHYVAKSFHYGKFIKQVVAMFQNNV
- a CDS encoding DegV family protein, with the translated sequence MTKIKIVTDSTSDLSTLEIQDYDIHVVPLSISIEGENYLDRVDITPSEFMQKMKNSKELPKSSQPSAGSFVELYDELGKDGSQILSIHMTGKMSGTVRSAQSAAQLSESDVTVVDSLFISKGLAFQVVEAAKMSKQGYSLEEILKRIEEIRSSTKLYVVVDTLENLVKGGRIGKGKAFLGSLLNIKPIASLEGAEYNPVTKVRSHSQVVKFLGKQLLEDSAGKTLKAVGLCHADGLELAKSMKDKVKQETGFDDFQIEETTPIISTHTGPGAIGFVYFAE
- a CDS encoding GDSL-type esterase/lipase family protein; amino-acid sequence: MKKWWLIGLVLLTLTGCSAEQAGTNLRGKSISLQPKQDVPESFFPKDIKIVSLGDSLTQGVGDSSDTGGYIPYLTSSLNSLSSINNTEFVNLGKKGLKTSGLLKKLEKPEVQKEIKEADLVIITIGGNDMMDVLKNNFSSLTLDLFVNETIEYEQRLTKIFEKIKTLNEETGIVLIGIYNPFLAWLSDIPEAEEILNQWNITSEKTLKSYDQTLYVEIADIFMNLEDNLLYDDLFHPNDLGYQRISERLFEFLSKGNTLNTLIQSSKKEE